A stretch of the Metopolophium dirhodum isolate CAU chromosome 8, ASM1992520v1, whole genome shotgun sequence genome encodes the following:
- the LOC132950037 gene encoding probable isocitrate dehydrogenase [NAD] subunit alpha, mitochondrial, which produces MAHRIFHKINNVTQYLARSYGVDARKVTLIPGDGIGPEISAAVQKIFEAAKTPIEWDVVDVTPVKAPDGTMKIPSKAIESVNTNKIGLKGPLMTPVGKGHRSLNLALRKEFNLYANVRPCRSLEGYPTLYENVDVVTIRENTEGEYSGIEHEIVEGVVQSIKLITEEASTRVAEFAFKYAVENKRSKVTAVHKANIMRMSDGLFLRCCRMASSKYPQIKFEEKYLDTVCLTMVQDPSHYDVLVMPNLYGDILSDMCAGLVGGLGLTPSGNIGSNGALFESVHGTAPDIAGKDLANPTALLLSAVMMLRHMELNSQADIIQKACFETIKEGKYRTGDLGGKAKCSEFTDEICRKVQESS; this is translated from the exons ATGGCTCACAGGATATTTCACAAGATC AACAACGTTACCCAGTACCTAGCTCGTTCCTACGGCGTAGACGCACGGAAAGTGACTTTGATCCCCGGCGATGGAATCGGTCCTGAAATATCGGCCGCTGTTCAGAAGATTTTCGAAGCCGCCAAA ACTCCAATTGAATGGGACGTAGTTGATGTTACTCCTGTAAAAGCACCAGATGGTACAATGAAAATACCATCTAAAGCTATTGAATCGGTGAATACCAATAAAATTGGATTAAAAGGACCTCTTATGACACCAGTTGGAAAAGGTCATCGCTCATTGAACTTGGCGCTTagaaa agaatttaatttatacgcCAATGTTAGGCCCTGTCGCTCACTTGAGGGTTATCCTACATTGTACGAGAATGTTGATGTGGTAACAATTCGTGAAAATACTGAAGGTGAATATTCAGGCATCGAACACGAAATTGTTGAAGGAGTTGTACAATCCATCAAATTGATCACAGAAGAAGCTTCAACCAGGGTAGCTGAATTTGCTTTTAAATATGCTGTTGAAAATAAACGATCCAAGGTCACTGCTGTACATAAGGCTAACATAAT GAGAATGTCTGATGGTTTGTTCTTGAGGTGCTGCCGTATGGCATCTTCAAAGTACCCACAAAtcaaatttgaagaaaaatactTAGACACCGTATGTTTGACTATGGTACAAGATCCAAGTCATTATGATGTTTTGGTAATGCCTAATTTGTATGGTGATATATTGTCAGATATGTGCGCCGGTTTGGTCGGTGGTTTAGGTCTGACACCCAGTGGAAACATTGGCAGCAACGGTGCTCTGTTTGAATCT GTTCATGGAACCGCTCCAGATATAGCCGGCAAAGACTTGGCCAATCCTACCGCCCTTCTGTTATCAGCTGTAATGATGTTGCGTCACATGGAACTTAACAGCCAAGCTGACATTATTCAAAAAGCTTGTTTTGAAACAATCAAAGAAGGCAAATACAGAACTGGAGACTTGGGCGGAAAAGCAAAGTGCTCTGAATTTACAGATGAAATTTGCCGTAAAGTTCAAGAGTCCTCTTAA